The genomic window ACAAGTCTTATCATGGATTAGATTCCCCGCCCGCAATTTGCCCAAGCTGTACTACAATGAAAACAGGGATCCCCTCAACAAGAGAGGTGTTTGAACCGTTGATGAACAAGCATCTTGAGATAAAAGCCTTTCCCAGATTGATCAATGGCATTCATTTTGCCGGAGTAATTCACGTTGTAAGGGACATTACCGCCCGGAAGAATCTGGAGGAGGAATTAAGAGAGCTTTCATATACTGATGAACTGACAGGCCTGTATAACCGCAGGGGGTTCTTCATGCTTGCCGAACAGCATCTGAAGGCCGTGAAGCGGAGGGAGAGGGAAGCGATCCTGCTTTACGCTGACCTGGACGGCCTTAAAACAATTAATGACAGATGGGGCCACCGGGAGGGCGATACAGCATTAAAGGAAACAGCAAACTTTTTCAGGGAGTTATTCAGAGAGTCTGATATTATCGCTCGCATTGGCGGAGACGAATTTGTTGTACTGCTTGAGGAGTCAGGCAACTTCAGCGCAAATACACTTGAAAACCGGTTTAAGGCGCATCTTGAAATGTATAATTCGAACAGGAATAATGCCGGATACAGGCTCTCTGTGAGCATAGGCATTGTGTCGGATGATAAGGCCGGCTTTTATTCGTTAGATGAGCTTATGGCAAAAGCTGATCACTTGATGTATGAGAAAAAAATGAAAAAAAGTTTAATGTTTTGTTAAGGCTTTTTTAATTTAATGACATTTGATCCACATAAAAGCCGGCGGGCGGGCTGATCAGAATTCCGGCCTCCTGATAACCCGCTCGCTTATAGCTCTCTTTATTTTCCCGTCTTAGGACTGCAGCAGCAACTGCCCTTCATCGCCTCGATGATACTTGCGATAGTTCCCTTCTCTCCTGAACAGCAGCCGCTTGCTTCATTCTCTTTCGGGCTGCAGCATGACGTCTCTTCCTTCTTCTCTTTTGTCTCTGAACTCATTTTGCTTCCTCCTGTAAAAAAGGTTTAATATTCGACAACCGTCGAACCAACCGGACAAAAAAATATTAATTTAGGAATTTTTTTATTGCTTTAACAGTTTCTTTATTGACACGGCAGCGGAATGCCTGCCCCTCGCGTTCACAGGTAATTAGCCCTGCATTCTGAAGCTCTTTAAAATGGTGCGATATTGTTGAGCGTGACAGGCTCACGCAGTCACAAACCTTGGTGAACGCCTTTCCCACGCTGCCTTTAATTTCTTCACAGCAGGTTTTATTTTTTTCAACCTGGAACGTTCCGCCTGAACCGCAGCAGTCCTTGTAGATCATCATAAAGATGCCGAGCCTCTGCTCGTTCGAAAGGGCTTTGAATATCTTTGCATAGTCCGATTGTTTCACAACCATAGAATAACAGAAGTTGACATTATAGTCAATGGGTGCAATGGTAATTTATATAGCAAGAATACTCACGCCGGTGTTGTGCCATTCTTCCATAATTGGTTATTGTAATTATATGTACTCAGCCTTTGTCATGGATAAGTGTGATTCATAATGCCGGAAGAGCGCCGCAGGATACTCAGTTTTGATCTCTTAAGGGCTTCAGCGGTTTTGTATATAATCTTTGTCTGGCATATACATGAATATGCAGGCCGGATATTATACTCGCGGGTAACTGAAACATTGATGTATGCTTTTTTGAGCATCGTTGTCTTCATCTCAGGTTTTGTGCTTACGTTGAAGTATGATCATTTTTCAACCGTCAGAGAAGCGGCGGTATTCTTTAAAAAACGGATACTGAGAATCTATCCTTTATATGTATTCGCATTGGCACTCTTCTTTTTTTCTTCATTGATCACATATAACCAGCTGTTGTCAGGCGTTTTTCTGTCTAATTCTTTATTCAACACGGAACTGAAAACGCTCTGGTTCGTCACGATGATAATTATCTACTACGTTATACTTGCGGCACTGCTTCATACTTATTCAATGAAAAGGACGCTCCTTGTCTCTGTTGCTTTCTTCTTTTGCTCAATTTTGCTCCATCTGGTGTTTGATCTGATAGATATCCGATTTATATATTATTTTGTTCCATTCATAGCGGGGGTTATCTCTGCGAAGCACAGATCCATATATATGTTCCTGAAGAACAGAGCGGTTGCTTTTGTTTCTATCTCACTAATATTACTGTCTAACTATATACCGGATTTTTTGCATAGAGACTGGTTCGGCCATTTTTATTATATTGCGGCCATATTTTTCTCGATCTCTCCTTTAATTGTATTATCTGACATAGTGGCTGTAAAAATTAACAAAAATATAATATTTAAATTCAGCTACGCTTCTTACTGCATGTATATCCTTCACAGGATAATTTACTGGATGCTGCTTGAAATTTATGTTCCAGGATCGAATATCCTGACACTTGCATATTTATTCTTTGCCGGGCTTCCTGTGATATATTTTATATCGGCCAGTCTTCAAAGCGGGTATGACTCTTTATTCAGGAAGGAAGGGTTAAAAGACTTTGATCAACTGCCCCGGAGGATCGGATTTTACAGGATCGTCCCGATCGGATTATTTGCGGGAGCATATATTTATTTAATTCAATCCTGATCCGTTTGGATGGAAGGGCCACATAACCCAAGCTTTTGATGAAGAATAAACTGAACTCATATATTTTTCGTTTTGTAATAGCGGGATGTCTTGCGATAACCTTTGCCCTTATAGTTATTGCGGCGGCAAGGCCCGGGATCTTCAGCCCTCCCGTCGACCTTTTTGTGATGGCAGGCCAGTCAAATATGCAGGGTTTTACAGGAGATGCAGAATACTATCCTGCTGATCCTCAGGAACTTGATAGTAAAATTCGCTTTTACTGGGTTACCCCGGAGTTCAGTTCTTCTGACGGTAAATGGACTAAAATGCAGCCTCAGGGAGGGCTCTTCCCAAAAGGGCATTTCGGGCCTGAGGTGACATTTGCCAGAGCCCTTGCGAATTCAGGATGCAATCCGGCCATATTCAAGTATTCATCAGGAGGCACAAGCCTGGCGCTTGCCTGGCGAGCTCCGGGGCAGGATGGATTATATGACCGGATGGTCAGTGAACTTTCCAAGGCGATCGCTCTGCTGGAGAAGGAAGGGTATACGGTCAATGTCAGGGCATTTATCTGGATACAGGGGGAGACCGATTCGAAATCGAAAAGCTTTGCCAGATGGTATGAGGCCAGGTTCAGGCTTTTGATAAACGATCTCAGGATCAATGTGCTGAAAAACGATAAGCTGCCTGTTATTCTCGGGATTGATGAGCAGTATCCGGCAATAAAGGAGAATCCGGAGGTTCTTGAACACCATAAGGCTTTTGCACGGAACAACCCTTTTGCCGTATTCACTTCAATGATAGGCCTTGAGAAGGCCGACTCTACCCACCTTACCCCCGAGGGACTGGAGAAGCACGGCGGCCGTCTCTTTGATGCAGCTATGAAACTGGTCAAATGCGGCGGGCAAAAAGCTAAATCAGGAGATTAATAATAAATGTTCAACGCCGCGTAATATGTATCGTTGTAAAGACCAAACTCATTATCCGGCTTCAGAGGGTTATCCGAACTATCCCCCGATCCGATATAAGCGCCGAGGTTTGCGTAGATATCCTGCGCGATGCTGTACTCAATTATGGGCGATAAGAGTGCAGAACCATCGTTGAGATTTATCAGCGCGTTTCCGCTGAAGAGAAGAAGCGGAGTTATCTGATATGAGAAGCCCGGTGCGATGTAATGCCTGCCGAGGAGATAGACGGCTCCTTCTTTGAAGGCGATCTTATTTATCGGAGTAAAATAACTTTCGCTTCTTCCGCTGCCCGCTCCGTTATAATGGTACTCTGCATAGCCGTAAAGTTTTTCAGTAAAGCTATAGTCAGTACCGGCCGACAGCCTGAAATAATTCTCATCCGGCCTGTAGCTGTCTGCCGCATTTGCAAATACCTGAGCTGCCTCAAGCCATACGCCTGCGCCCTTGACCGCGCGTGCTATATCAAGCCCTACTAAGACATTCTCTTTGAATACCATAGCCATAACAGAGACATCTGTCTTTTTTATATATGACCTGCTTCTGATAAATGTCGCACTCTCTTCTGGCTTGAAGTCATGTCCTGACACAACTCCCATATCTATCTCGCCCATATCAGTTAAAGGCGTCTTTATCCTTATCGCGTCAACACCTGTAAGTTCTTCCTTTGCG from Nitrospirota bacterium includes these protein-coding regions:
- a CDS encoding diguanylate cyclase translates to MTIITSIFIVSIFWILDAVFGFTVNVSGNGIFLRSFISMCIISIGFGVAGFVYYLKESQVSVSQANNDWEETFNGISEAITIHDSDFNIIRANKTAEKMLGIPGQMLLSQKCYKSYHGLDSPPAICPSCTTMKTGIPSTREVFEPLMNKHLEIKAFPRLINGIHFAGVIHVVRDITARKNLEEELRELSYTDELTGLYNRRGFFMLAEQHLKAVKRREREAILLYADLDGLKTINDRWGHREGDTALKETANFFRELFRESDIIARIGGDEFVVLLEESGNFSANTLENRFKAHLEMYNSNRNNAGYRLSVSIGIVSDDKAGFYSLDELMAKADHLMYEKKMKKSLMFC
- a CDS encoding helix-turn-helix transcriptional regulator, which encodes MVVKQSDYAKIFKALSNEQRLGIFMMIYKDCCGSGGTFQVEKNKTCCEEIKGSVGKAFTKVCDCVSLSRSTISHHFKELQNAGLITCEREGQAFRCRVNKETVKAIKKFLN
- a CDS encoding acyltransferase family protein encodes the protein MPEERRRILSFDLLRASAVLYIIFVWHIHEYAGRILYSRVTETLMYAFLSIVVFISGFVLTLKYDHFSTVREAAVFFKKRILRIYPLYVFALALFFFSSLITYNQLLSGVFLSNSLFNTELKTLWFVTMIIIYYVILAALLHTYSMKRTLLVSVAFFFCSILLHLVFDLIDIRFIYYFVPFIAGVISAKHRSIYMFLKNRAVAFVSISLILLSNYIPDFLHRDWFGHFYYIAAIFFSISPLIVLSDIVAVKINKNIIFKFSYASYCMYILHRIIYWMLLEIYVPGSNILTLAYLFFAGLPVIYFISASLQSGYDSLFRKEGLKDFDQLPRRIGFYRIVPIGLFAGAYIYLIQS